The sequence AACGGTCCCGCCCACCTCGGCCACCTGGTCGAATACCTGCAGACCGACATCTGGGTGCGCTTCCTCAAGCTGAGCGGCCAGGACGCCACCTACGTCTGCGCCTCGGATACCCACGGCGCGCCGATCGAGATCAACGCGGCGAAGAACGGCATGGCGCCCGACGCCTTCGTGGCGCAGTGGCGGGAGAAGCAGCTCGAGGCCTTCCGGGAGTTCCTGATCGGCTTCGACACCTTCTACACCACGCACTCGCCGGAGAACCGTCGCTGGGCCGAGGAGATCTTCCGGCGTCTGCAGGCCGGCGGCCACATCGAGGAGAAGCCCCTCGAGCAGTGGTTCTGCGAGCACGACGTCCGCTTCCTGCCCGACCGCTTCGTGAAGGGCACCTGCCCGAATTGCGGCGCTGCGGACCAGTACGGCGACGTCTGCGAGGTCTGCAACAAGGCCTACGCCTCCACCGAGCTCAAAGACCCGTACTGCTCGCTCTGCAGGAACCCGCCGGTCCGCAGGACCTCGCGGCACTTCTTCTTCAAGCTCGACCACTTCAAGGATTTCCTCGCCGACTTCACCTCCCGCGAAGGCGTGCTCCATCCCTCGATCCGCAACTCGATCAAGGGCTGGCTCGAGGGCGGCCTGCAGGATTGGTGCGTCTCCCGCGACGGCCCCTACTTCGGCTTCGAGATCCCCGGGGCGCCGGGCAAATACTTCTACGTCTGGCTCGACGCGCCGATCGGCTACCTCTCCTCCACCGAGCACCTGGTGGGAGAGGAGCGGGCCCTCGCCGACTTCTGGAACAAGGACGCCGACAGCCGGATCGTCCACTTCATCGGCAAGGACATCGTCTACTTCCACGCCCTCTTCTGGCCGGCGATGCTCCACGCAGCGGGCCTGCACGTGCCGGACAAGATCCAGGTCCACGGCATGCTCACCCTCGGCGGCGAGAAGCTCTCCAAGAGCCGCGGCCGCCTGGTCACCGCCCGCGAATACCTCGACGCCGGCCTCGATCCCGAGGCGCTGCGCTGGTTCTACGCCTCCAACCTCGGCGCCGGGCCCTACGACGTGCCGCTCGCCAAGGAGGAGATCAAGAACCGGGTCAACGCGGAGCTGGTGAAGACGCTGGCCAACTTCGTGGCCCGCTCGCTCACGCCGCTGAAGAAGGACTTCCCCAACGTCGGCATCCCCTCGGACGATCCGGCCTCGCGGGAGCTCTGGGCCCGGGTGCTCGAGCACTCCGGCAAGATCCACCAGGCCTACGAGGCGGTGGAGCTCCGGGAGGCGACGCAGGCGCTGGTGCAGCTCGGCTTCGAGGCGAACAAATACCTGCAGGACCGGGCGCCGTGGACCAAGCGGAAGCAGGGCGACGTGGAGGGCGCGCACCGCGACCTCGCCCTCTGCGCCAACGTGGCGTACGTCATCGGCACCTGGCTGACGCCGATCCTCCCGCGCTCGTCGGTGCGGCTCGCCGAGATGCTCGGCGGCGCCACCTTCGATCCGGCGAAGATCGCCGCTGGGGCGGATTGGCTGGTGGCCTCCGACACGGTGCTGGGCGAGCTCTCGCACCTCGCGACGCCGATCGACGACGCGAAGCTGGACGCCCTCTGGCCGGAGCCCGGGGCGGAAGCCACGCCGGCGGTGCCGCCGGTGAAGAAGCAGCCGCAGATCGAGAAGGTGGCGCCAGCGGAGAAGAAGGTGGCAGCGCCTGCGCCCGAGGGGATCATCAGCTTCGACGACTTCGTGAAGGTGGAGCTCCGCGTCGGCCACGTGCTCGCCGCGGAGCGCGTGCCCAAGGCCGACAAGCTGCTCAAGCTCACCATCGACGTGGGTGAGGAGGCGCCGCGGACCATCGCCGCCGGCATCGCCGAGCACTACGAGCCCGAGGCGCTCCCCGGCAAGTACGTGGTGGTGGTGGCGAACCTCGCGCCGCGCACCATCCGCGGGATCGAGAGCCGCGGCATGCTGCTCGCCGGCGGCGGCGACACCGGCAAGGTGGTCCTCGCCGAGGTCCCAGGCGTCGCCCCCGGCTCGCGGGTGAAGTGATGGAGATCGTCGAGCGACTCGAAGACGAGCGGCCCAAGGTGCGGGCGGAGGCGGCGGCGGATCTGGTCGAGCTCTGCCGCGCCGACCCGGAGGCGCGGGAGCGCTTCGGCATGCGCTTCCTCACCCTGCTGAGCGACGAGTCGCCGGCGGTCCGCGGGCAGGCGGTGGTGGGGGCGATCGTCTGCGACGACGAGCTCGCCCACGTCGATCGGGTGGCGCGGCTCCTCGAGGATCCCTCGCCGGGCGTGCGCCTCCAGGTGATCCACACGCTGGGGCCGCTGGGCCTTCCCGAGGTGGCGGAGGCGCTGGTCCCGCGCCTCCGCGACGAGGATCTGCGGGTGCGGACCACCGCAGCTTCGGCGCTGGCCTTCGGCGGCGACGCCCGCGGCCTCGACGTGCTGGTGGAGGCGCTGGAGAAGCGGGCGACCCGCGAGGAGGCGCTGCACGCCCTTCGGCAGATCGCTGCTGCGGACGAACGGGGTGCGGTGGCGGAGGCGGTGCGCCGGATCTTCGGCGGGCTCTTCACTTCGCGCTTCGAGCGGGTGGCAGCAGCGGGCGTCCTCGCCGCCCTCGGCGACGCTGGCGGGAGGACCCATCTGGTGGAGCGCACCGGGAAGACGGGTATGGATCGTCCCCTGGCGATGGAACTCTGCGGCGAGCTGGGGATCGCCGAGGCGGAGCCGCTCCTCGTGCAGGCTGCAGCCGACCGCAAGGATACGCTGCGCGGCACGGCGCTGCGCGCCCTCGCGTCGATGCAGGCCGCTTCCGCCTTCCCCTCCTGCAGCGACGTGCTCCTCGACGAATCCGAGGACGTCGATGTGCGCAGCGACGCGGCGGAGGGGCTGCTCCTCCTCGGCACCGCCGCGGCGGAGGGCGTGCTCCTCCAGGCCCGCGAGCAGATCCGCGACCAGCGGGTGGGACGGGTGGTGCAGGCCTGCCTCGCGCTGTGGGGCAAGCCCCAGCGCGAGATCCGGCTCTACCTGCCCCTCTCCGGCGACGAGCTGCACGGCGACTGACGCAGCCTGCCCGCCCGGGCGGTAGGCAGCCCCCGCCTGCACGGCAATCGTGCGCCTCGGGTCTTTGCCTGCAGGGGGAGCGGCATGCGCGCGATGGTGCTGGAGCGCTTCGGCGATCCGGAGGTGTTGCAGCTGAAGGAGATCGACCGGCCGTCTCCGGCGCCGGGGGAGCTGCTGGTGCGGGTGATCGCCTCCGGCACCAACCCCGTCGACGCCAAGGTGCGGGCTGCCGGGAGCTGGGCGGGGATCACGCTGCCGGCGGTGATCGGCTACGACGCCTCCGGGGTCGTGGAGGCGGTGGGCCCCGGGGCCGGGGATTTCCGGCCCGGCGACGAGGTCTTCTTCACCCCCGAGATCTTCGGCAACGAGCACGGCACCTACGCCGACTACACGGTGGTGCAGGCTTCGATCGTCGCCCGCAAGCCGCCGTCGATCTCCCACGTCGAGGCGGCGGCGGTGCCGCTCGCAGGCGGGACCGCCTGGGAGGCGATCGTCCGCAGGATGCAGGTGCAGCCCGGGGAGACGGTGCTGATCCACGGCGGCGCCGGCGGGGTGGGGACCTTCGCCGTGCAGATCGCCCGGGCCGCAGGCGCGCGGGTGATCGCCACCGCCTCCGGGGGAAACCTCGACACCCTGCGGCAGCTCGGCGCCGACGCTGCGATCGACTACACGAAGTACGACGTCTTCGAGGCGGCGCTCGAGGCGACCGGCGGCGCAGGCGTGGACGCGGTGCTCGATCTGGTCGGCGGCGACGTCACCCCGGACAGCTGCCAGGTGACCCGGCCCTTCGGGCGCATCGCCTTCATCCTCGGGCCCGTGGGCGATCTCTCCGCCGCCTACCAGAAGAACATCACCCTGCACGGCGTCTTCCTCCACCGGGAGCGGCGGCGCCTCGAGGAGCTCTCGCGGCTGCTCGAGCGCAAGCAGCTCGTGCCGGTGATCGACGAGGTGCTGCCCCTCGATCAGATCGCGAAGGCCCACCGGCGCCTCGACTCCGGCCACGGCAGGGGCAAGGTGATCCTCGAGGTGGCGCGGTAGGGCAGGGCGCGCTATTGGGCGGGACCATGGAGCTCATCGACGCGCACGCGCACCTCGACGCCAGCCAGTACGAAGCCGACCGGAACGAGGTGATCGCCAGGGCCCGCGCCGCCGGGATCACGAAGATGATCGCCGTGGGCCAGTGGCACGCCCCCGGCGACTTCGGCGGCGCCCACGCCCTCGCCGCGCGCTACCCCGACCTCTTCCACGCCACCGTCGGCATCCATCCCCACGAGGTGGCGAAGGTGCCTGCTGCGGATTGGGAGAAGCTCGAGGAGCTCGCGGCGCTGCCCGAGACGATGGCGGTGGGCGAGACCGGCCTCGACTACCACTACGACTACTCGCCGCGGGAGGAGCAGCGGCGGTGGTTCCGCCACCAGCTCGACCTGGCGAAGCGCCTGGGCAAGCCGGTGGTGGTCCACACCCGCGAGGCGGACGACGACACGGTGATGATTCTCCGCGAGGCGTCGCCCGAGGCCGGCGTGATCCACTGCTTCACCGGCGGGCCGGAGCGGGCGCGGGCCTACCTCGATCTCGGCCTGCACATCTCGGTGGCCGGCGTGCTCACCTTCAAGAACGCCGACGATCTCCGGGAGGCGGTGCGGATCGTTCCCCTCGACCGGCTGCTCATCGAGACCGATTGCCCCTACCTCGCGCCGATCCCCTTCCGCGGCAAGCGCAACGAGCCGGCGTACGTGCGCCACGTCGCCGAGAAGGTGGCAGAGGTGAAGGGCCTCTCCGTGGAAGAGGTGGCCGCCGCCACCGCGGAGAACACCCGCCGCTTCTTCCGGCTGGCGTAGCTGGCGGGTGGTTACGGCGGCGGTCCCGCTCCGGCGATAAATCCCCTCCTCGAACCTATTTCCCGGGAGGGGGATGCGGCGGTGGATGCTCGCGCTCTGCGTCTCGTTGCTTGCAGCCTGTGATTCGTCGAACGGTGGGGGAGGGGGCGCCGGCGACGACGGCCGCTGTGTCACCCAGGACGAGTGCAGCCTGCCGACGCCGCTCTTTGCCGAAGGGCGCTGCGTGGCCTGCACCGAGACCGCGCATTGCACCGCCGAGCGGCCCTTCTGCCTGGAAGGCGCCTGCTGGGGCCGCGACTGCCAGGACGACGCCGGTTGCAGCGAGGAGAAGCCGATCTGCGACCTCGGCATCTGCGTCGCCTGCGCCGGCAACCGCGACTGCGACGCGGGTGAAGTCTGCAGCGCGGCGGGCAGCTGCGGTCCCTGCACTGCCGACGGACAGTGCGACGCGGGGCAGATCTGCGAAGGGGGCAGCTGCGTCGAGATGCAGCCGCTGGCGGACGTCGTCTTCGTGGTCGACCGCTCCGGTTCGATGCAGATCTGCGCGGCGGGCGGTGCAGGGGAGGGGAGCTGCGACTCCGATGGCGACGGCAGCCTCGACGCCACGGGCGCGAGCCGCTGGGGCGTGGTGCGGGCGGTCCTCGCCGACACCTCCTGGATGGCGCCCGCGCAGAAGGTCGGCCTCGTGGTCGCCGGGGTCGGCGGCGACGACGCCAGCTGCGGTGCACCTGCGCTCTTCGTCTCGCCGGGCAGCAGCCCCGACGCCCTCGCCGCCGAGCTGCTGGGCGCCGCGGGCAGCGAGACGCGGGTGGTGCTGGTCACCGACGGCCCGATGAATTGCAACGTCGATCACGCGATGCCCTGCACCTGCGCCAGCGAGTACGGCTGTCCCAGCGCCGACGGCGGCGCCCCGATCGCCTTCCGCGAGGAAGGGAACCTCCTCGACGGCCGCTTCTGCCTCGACGCGGATGCCGGCGTCGAGGCGGTGCAGCAGCTCCGCGCGGGCGGCGTGCGCACGGCGGTGGTGTCGGTGACCGCCACTGACGACGCGCTCGCAGGGATGGGCTGGGTCGCTGCAGCGGGCGGCCTCGTCTCCGGGCATCCCTCGGGGATCCACCTGGCCGGCGACGAGGCGAGCCTCCTCCAGGCGGTGCAGGACGTCCTCAGCGCCGAGTAGCCGCGGCGTGTGAACCGAGCACGTCGAAGCTCGCCAGCGGGTAGGCCTGGCCGTTGACGAGCACCTCGATCCGGTGGCGGCCCGGGTAGTGCTTCCGGGTCGTCATCTCGGCGAATGAAACCGTCCCCGCGAGGTGGGCCGTCTCGAGCGGCCCGAGGCCAACGCGCCGCAGCTTGAAGACCTTCCGCCTGCTGGCGCCCCGTGCGCCGACGAAGTGGACGGCGAAGTCGACGAGCAGCTCCTGCGCGGTGCGCCCCGTGCTGGTGAGCTCGAAGGAGAAGCGCAGCTCCTCCCCGAGGCGGACCTGGCGAGGCGTGAGTGTGGGGCTGCCGATCTCGACCTGCGGCGCGCCACCGAATCCCAGCGCCTCGAGCGTCTGCGGATCCCCCTTCTTGACCAGGGAGCGGAGCGCGTGGCCCACGATCCAGCGGCGGCCCGCCGGCGCATCCTCCAGCCAGCGCCGACAGATCTCGGTCACCAACGCCGGGTGGTCCTTGCCGATGTCGTTCAGGTTGTTGGCGACGGAGCGCTGCACGTAGCGCTCGGGGTCGTCCTTCAGCAGCTCGAGCAGCTCGACCACCGGTGTCGGATCGGCCTGGTAGGCTCGCAGCCGCCGCGCCCAGGGGAGGCGGGGGCGGGTCCCCTCGGAGACGAGCCGGCGCACGTGCACGTTCTCGTCGGTGGCCCAGATCCGGAGGCGCTCCAGGGTGGGGCCCGGGTACCTCTCGAGGAAGGCCCGGATGCTGAACTCGGCGGTGAAGCGCTTCGTGAGTTGGTATTGCACCGCCATCGCCTCCTCGAAGTGGTCGACGCCGTATTTCTCCACGAAGCAGCCGTGGGGCAGGTAGCGCAGGGTCGACGTGCCGGAGAGCTCGCGCTGCGGCAGCTCCGCGCCCAGGGACGCGCCGAGCACCTCCGCCGCCAGCGGGAAGGGCTGGGGCAGGTGGCGGTGCATCGCCGCCGCGATCTGCCACGCGCGCGCTTTGAGCTCGAGCGCGTCGAGGCCGGCGAGGCAGTCGGCGGCGAAGGCGGCGCGATCGAGCGCCGGCCAGACGCGGTGCAGGTCGTCGGCGATCGCGCGAGCGGCGCCTGCGTCGAGGATGTCCTTGAGGTTCGTGGGCATTGCGCTGCTCCTCGGATCGCGGACGCTCAAGCACCCTCGACGAAGCGCTCGGTGATCCTGCCGCCGAAGCGTCCGACCAGCTGCTCCGCGATGTCGGAGAGCGCCTGATCGAATGCCGTCTTCATCGCGGGCAGGTCTTCGGCATCGTAGTGCTGCTCCCAGGTGAACGCCGTTCCTCCTGCGGTGGGTTGCACGAGGACGAGGGTGAGATCGCCGGTGATCCCGAAGGCGTTCGGCTCCTCGGCGCTCGTGGCGTAGCCGGTGCCGGCAGCGTACCAGCGCACCTCCTCGCGGAGGGACGAGCTGCCCTCGTCCGGAGCGGCGGGGCGGAAGTGGCAGATGCGCTCGTCCCCGGTGGCGCTCGCTTCGACGCGCTCGAGACCGGCGCTGTACTCCGGAAGGCGGGTGTGGTCGCCCACCAGGGCCCATACCGTGGCGACATCCGCCTCGAGGTGGACCCGGATCCGGTTGCGCAGCGGGCTGGAGGTGAAGGCAGCGGCTGCCGGAACTTCCGCTGCGTCGGCGCGGGTTGGGCCGGGATGTACGGCGGTCGCGCAGCCTGCGGTGAGGAGCACGGGAACGACAGACAGGGCGAGGAGCGGGGCGTGTCGGGAGCGGATCGGTTTCATCTCGTCGGTCTCCATTCGCCGAGCGGCGCTCGCTGCGCCGCCGGAGCCCTTTTCCCTAGCTCCGATCCATGACAGTTTCTGTCGCCATATGTCGCGTGCGGTTCGATTGATGGAGCTCGCCGACCTGCTGCGCGGCAGCGATGCCACGACGGTCGGGACCCTGGCGGCGCAGCTCGAGGTCAGTCCCCGCACCGTGCTGCGGGATCTGGCGACGCTTCGCGAGCGCGGGATGCCGATCTCGGGGGAGGCCGGCCCGGGCGGCGGGATTCGGCTCGAGAGGGAGCGGGGTGTCGCGGCGGTGCATCTCGCGGTCACGGAGGTGGTGGCGCTCTGGCTCGCCGCGCGCCTCTCCCGCGAAGCCAGCGACCTGCCGTGGGGGGAGGCCGCGACCTCCGCCCTCTCCAAGCTGCTCGCGAGCCTTCCGCCAGCGAAAGCGAGCGACATGCGGGTTCTGTGCAGGCGCGTGATCGTCGGCCCCCCCAGCAGCTCGACCATCCGCGCCGGCGCCGGGCTGCCGCCGCCGGAGCTGCTGCGCATCTTCGAAGAGGCATTCTCGGGCGGATTCGGGCTCGCCTTCCACTACCGGGATCGCGAGGGGCGGGAGACCAACCGGAAGATCGAGCCGCACGGACTGCTGGTGAATACGCCGGTCTGGTACGTGCTCGCGCGGGACGTGGAGAAGGGTGAGCCCCGGATGTTCCGGATGGACCGGATCGCCCGGCCACGCGTGGTCCGGCGCATCGAGTTCCGACCCGACTTCGAGCTGATCCGCTCGCAGATCCCGGAAGGGCCCGAGTGGCGGTCGCTGGCAGGTTGAGCGGCGGCCGTTCCAGCGCGGCAATCGTCGACTCCGCCCGAACCGGCGCTCCGACGATCGCCGGCTTCCCCCAACGCGAAACGCCCGCCGGCCACGGAGCCAGCGGGCGATTCCACGTGCTACGAAGTCCGGAT is a genomic window of Vulgatibacter sp. containing:
- a CDS encoding zinc-dependent alcohol dehydrogenase family protein encodes the protein MRAMVLERFGDPEVLQLKEIDRPSPAPGELLVRVIASGTNPVDAKVRAAGSWAGITLPAVIGYDASGVVEAVGPGAGDFRPGDEVFFTPEIFGNEHGTYADYTVVQASIVARKPPSISHVEAAAVPLAGGTAWEAIVRRMQVQPGETVLIHGGAGGVGTFAVQIARAAGARVIATASGGNLDTLRQLGADAAIDYTKYDVFEAALEATGGAGVDAVLDLVGGDVTPDSCQVTRPFGRIAFILGPVGDLSAAYQKNITLHGVFLHRERRRLEELSRLLERKQLVPVIDEVLPLDQIAKAHRRLDSGHGRGKVILEVAR
- a CDS encoding HEAT repeat domain-containing protein, whose product is MEIVERLEDERPKVRAEAAADLVELCRADPEARERFGMRFLTLLSDESPAVRGQAVVGAIVCDDELAHVDRVARLLEDPSPGVRLQVIHTLGPLGLPEVAEALVPRLRDEDLRVRTTAASALAFGGDARGLDVLVEALEKRATREEALHALRQIAAADERGAVAEAVRRIFGGLFTSRFERVAAAGVLAALGDAGGRTHLVERTGKTGMDRPLAMELCGELGIAEAEPLLVQAAADRKDTLRGTALRALASMQAASAFPSCSDVLLDESEDVDVRSDAAEGLLLLGTAAAEGVLLQAREQIRDQRVGRVVQACLALWGKPQREIRLYLPLSGDELHGD
- a CDS encoding helix-turn-helix transcriptional regulator — protein: MELADLLRGSDATTVGTLAAQLEVSPRTVLRDLATLRERGMPISGEAGPGGGIRLERERGVAAVHLAVTEVVALWLAARLSREASDLPWGEAATSALSKLLASLPPAKASDMRVLCRRVIVGPPSSSTIRAGAGLPPPELLRIFEEAFSGGFGLAFHYRDREGRETNRKIEPHGLLVNTPVWYVLARDVEKGEPRMFRMDRIARPRVVRRIEFRPDFELIRSQIPEGPEWRSLAG
- the metG gene encoding methionine--tRNA ligase, with protein sequence MAKKILVTSALPYANGPAHLGHLVEYLQTDIWVRFLKLSGQDATYVCASDTHGAPIEINAAKNGMAPDAFVAQWREKQLEAFREFLIGFDTFYTTHSPENRRWAEEIFRRLQAGGHIEEKPLEQWFCEHDVRFLPDRFVKGTCPNCGAADQYGDVCEVCNKAYASTELKDPYCSLCRNPPVRRTSRHFFFKLDHFKDFLADFTSREGVLHPSIRNSIKGWLEGGLQDWCVSRDGPYFGFEIPGAPGKYFYVWLDAPIGYLSSTEHLVGEERALADFWNKDADSRIVHFIGKDIVYFHALFWPAMLHAAGLHVPDKIQVHGMLTLGGEKLSKSRGRLVTAREYLDAGLDPEALRWFYASNLGAGPYDVPLAKEEIKNRVNAELVKTLANFVARSLTPLKKDFPNVGIPSDDPASRELWARVLEHSGKIHQAYEAVELREATQALVQLGFEANKYLQDRAPWTKRKQGDVEGAHRDLALCANVAYVIGTWLTPILPRSSVRLAEMLGGATFDPAKIAAGADWLVASDTVLGELSHLATPIDDAKLDALWPEPGAEATPAVPPVKKQPQIEKVAPAEKKVAAPAPEGIISFDDFVKVELRVGHVLAAERVPKADKLLKLTIDVGEEAPRTIAAGIAEHYEPEALPGKYVVVVANLAPRTIRGIESRGMLLAGGGDTGKVVLAEVPGVAPGSRVK
- a CDS encoding SRPBCC family protein, which translates into the protein MKPIRSRHAPLLALSVVPVLLTAGCATAVHPGPTRADAAEVPAAAAFTSSPLRNRIRVHLEADVATVWALVGDHTRLPEYSAGLERVEASATGDERICHFRPAAPDEGSSSLREEVRWYAAGTGYATSAEEPNAFGITGDLTLVLVQPTAGGTAFTWEQHYDAEDLPAMKTAFDQALSDIAEQLVGRFGGRITERFVEGA
- a CDS encoding TatD family hydrolase, whose product is MELIDAHAHLDASQYEADRNEVIARARAAGITKMIAVGQWHAPGDFGGAHALAARYPDLFHATVGIHPHEVAKVPAADWEKLEELAALPETMAVGETGLDYHYDYSPREEQRRWFRHQLDLAKRLGKPVVVHTREADDDTVMILREASPEAGVIHCFTGGPERARAYLDLGLHISVAGVLTFKNADDLREAVRIVPLDRLLIETDCPYLAPIPFRGKRNEPAYVRHVAEKVAEVKGLSVEEVAAATAENTRRFFRLA
- a CDS encoding DNA alkylation repair protein, with product MPTNLKDILDAGAARAIADDLHRVWPALDRAAFAADCLAGLDALELKARAWQIAAAMHRHLPQPFPLAAEVLGASLGAELPQRELSGTSTLRYLPHGCFVEKYGVDHFEEAMAVQYQLTKRFTAEFSIRAFLERYPGPTLERLRIWATDENVHVRRLVSEGTRPRLPWARRLRAYQADPTPVVELLELLKDDPERYVQRSVANNLNDIGKDHPALVTEICRRWLEDAPAGRRWIVGHALRSLVKKGDPQTLEALGFGGAPQVEIGSPTLTPRQVRLGEELRFSFELTSTGRTAQELLVDFAVHFVGARGASRRKVFKLRRVGLGPLETAHLAGTVSFAEMTTRKHYPGRHRIEVLVNGQAYPLASFDVLGSHAAATRR